AGCACCTACCGCGCCAATGAGGATGATTTTGCCAAGATAAAGCTGCGCCAGCGCGTGCTGGTGGATATGACTGACCGGTCGCTGGCCACAGAAATGGTTGGCGAGAAGGTTTCGATGCCGGTCGCGCTCTCCCCCACCGGGCTCACCGGCATGCAGCACGCCGATGGCGAAATGCTGGCCGCAAAAGCGGCGGAGGAATTCGGCGTGCCCTTCACGCTCTCCACCATGAGCATCTGCTCCATCGAGGATGTCGCCTCGGTCACGTCAAAACCCTTCTGGTTCCAGCTTTACGTGATGAAGGACCGCGACTTCGTCAATAATCTCATCGACCGCGCCAAGGCAGCGGGATGCTCGGCGCTGGTGCTGACGCTCGACCTGCAAATCCTCGGCCAGCGCCACAAGGATTTGCGCAACGGCCTGTCCGCGCCGCCGAAATTCACCCCCAAACATATCTGGCAGATGGCGACCCGGCCGCAATGGTGCATGGACATGGCGCGCACCAAGCGCCGCAGCTTCGGCAATATCGTCGGCCATGCGAAAAACGTGTCCGACCTTTCATCGCTCTCCACCTGGACGGCCGAACAATTCGATCCGCGCCTGTCCTGGCAGGACGTCGAATGGATCAAGCAACGCTGGGGCGGCAAGCTGATCCTCAAGGGTATCCTTGACGAGGAAGATGCCCGCGCCGCGATCGATACCGGCGCCGATGCCATCATCGTCTCCAACCATGGCGGCCGCCAGCTCGACGGCGCCCATTCCTCCATCGCCATGCTGCCGAAGATCGTCGATGCCGTTGGTGACAGGATCGAAGTGCACATGGATGGTGGCATCCGCTCCGGCCAGGATGTGTTGAAGGCGGTCGCACTTGGTGCCAGGGGCACCTATATCGGCCGCCCCTTCCTCTACGGCCTTGGCGCCGGCGGAAAACAGGGCGTGACAACGGCGCTCGAGATCATTCGCAAGGAACTGGATATCAGCATGGCGCTCTGCGGCAAGCGGCTGATCACGGATGTGGACCGCAGCATTCTGGCTTGATGGTGACGTGGAGTAGATGGGCAGGGCCTCAGAGCCGATGCGCCATAAAGTCCCGCCCTGCGCTGCCTCCCTCATCCCTGTGCCTGTCACAGGGATCCAGCCAGCCCAAGTCCTTGGGCTGAAAGGAGTCTTTCCGTCGCGCCGACGCGCGTCGGCTGGATTCCTGTGACAAGCACAGGAATGAAGACAAGAGAGCCTAGTGCCCCACCGTCTTCGAAAACACATTCACGATCACCACGCCGGTGATGATGAAACCTAGACCGATGACAGCAGCCAGATCCAGCGTCTGGCGAAACACGAAATAGCCAATCCCTGAAATCAGCACGATACCGAGCCCGCTCCAGATCGCATAGGCCACCCCCACCGGCAGCGCGCGCAACGTGAACGACAGCAGATAAAAGGCAGCACCGTAAAACAACGCCATCAGCACGGTCGGCAGCAGCCGGGTGAACTGCTGCGACTGCTGCAGGAAAGAGGTCGCGATAACCTCGCAGACGATGGCTGCGACAAGCGCCCCATAGGTCAAAACAGCTGCATTCATCGTCCCGCTTCCTTCTTTGTCTGCGCGATCATCCGGGCCCTGAGAGCCGCCCTGTCGCCACCCGCCATGCCGTTATCGGCCAGAAGATCGGCAAACCAGATGCCGTCTGCCGCAAGCCGCACCAGTTCCAGTACCACCCCGTCATCGGTATCTTTATGACGGGCAAGACGTCCCTCCAGCCAGCCCGTCCACATGCGCCGAAGCGACGGTTCTCCGATCATAGATACAGACAGCGCGGCCCATTGCCTGCCCGATTCCCGGTCGCGATCGGCAAAAACAGCGTTCACATAGGCCCGCGTGAAGCGCCCAAAAGCTTCACAATCCTGTGAGACGAGCACATCGATTTCCGCGTCCAGCGCCGAAAGAAGGTCCGCCATGACCGCTTCCAGCAGCACCTGCTTGGACGAGAAGTGGTGAAACAGTCCACCCTTCGTTACCCCCGCCGCATCGGCCACCGCCTGCACGGAAAGCGCCGCAACACCCTGCTCAGCAGCAAGTTTCGCCGCGCAATCGAGAAGATTGCGGCGCACGATCTCGGGCTGCTTCTTGCGTTCATGAGCGTTTGTCATAAGGCTAAACATACCGGACGGTTGGTTTCTTTACAAGGAAATTGTGGGGGCAGCCATCGGGTTGAAATTCATACTTAATTAAGCATGAAAGCGATCTCTAAAGTTTTAGTGGTTTTGTTGCCGGAAAGTGTCAGTAAAACTCCGTCCATCGTGGCGGTCGAACAAAAGGGGTGGATTATGTCGGGAATGGTCAAACGGGGAATGGCGGGTGCATGGGTCTTCGCGCTCACCTTCTTTTGCGCGATCCTCTCCTTGCAGGCATCGCCTGCCCAGGCCGGCTACGCCCACTTCATCATGGATGCCAATACCGGCAAGGTTCTGGCCGCCCGCAATGCCGATGTGCTGAACCACCCCGCCTCGCTCACCAAGATGATGACGCTTTACATGACCTTCGAAGCGCTGCACGCCGGCCGGCTTCGCTGGGACCAGAAGATCACCATGTCCAAAAACGGCGCATCGGTGATCCCCTCCAAGCTTTATGTGCGTCAGGGCCAGACCTTCACGGTGCGCGAAGCCGTTTATGGCATGATCGTCAAATCTGCCAATGACATGGCGGAAGGTATGGGCGATCACCTCGGCGGTTCCGAGGCACGGTTCGCGGAAATGATGACCCGCAAGGCACGCCAGCTCGGCATGTCGAAGACGGTGTTCCGCAATGCCTCCGGCCTGCCCAGCAAATCCCAGGTGACGACGGCGCGCGACATGGCCAGGCTCGGCCTGGCGCTGCAGCGGGACTTCCCCAAAGAATACGGCCT
This window of the Agrobacterium fabrum str. C58 genome carries:
- a CDS encoding alpha-hydroxy acid oxidase; translation: MGKILTIADLKQQAQRRVPKMFFDYADSGAWTESTYRANEDDFAKIKLRQRVLVDMTDRSLATEMVGEKVSMPVALSPTGLTGMQHADGEMLAAKAAEEFGVPFTLSTMSICSIEDVASVTSKPFWFQLYVMKDRDFVNNLIDRAKAAGCSALVLTLDLQILGQRHKDLRNGLSAPPKFTPKHIWQMATRPQWCMDMARTKRRSFGNIVGHAKNVSDLSSLSTWTAEQFDPRLSWQDVEWIKQRWGGKLILKGILDEEDARAAIDTGADAIIVSNHGGRQLDGAHSSIAMLPKIVDAVGDRIEVHMDGGIRSGQDVLKAVALGARGTYIGRPFLYGLGAGGKQGVTTALEIIRKELDISMALCGKRLITDVDRSILA
- a CDS encoding DMT family transporter, yielding MNAAVLTYGALVAAIVCEVIATSFLQQSQQFTRLLPTVLMALFYGAAFYLLSFTLRALPVGVAYAIWSGLGIVLISGIGYFVFRQTLDLAAVIGLGFIITGVVIVNVFSKTVGH
- a CDS encoding TetR/AcrR family transcriptional regulator codes for the protein MFSLMTNAHERKKQPEIVRRNLLDCAAKLAAEQGVAALSVQAVADAAGVTKGGLFHHFSSKQVLLEAVMADLLSALDAEIDVLVSQDCEAFGRFTRAYVNAVFADRDRESGRQWAALSVSMIGEPSLRRMWTGWLEGRLARHKDTDDGVVLELVRLAADGIWFADLLADNGMAGGDRAALRARMIAQTKKEAGR